A region from the Vicia villosa cultivar HV-30 ecotype Madison, WI linkage group LG3, Vvil1.0, whole genome shotgun sequence genome encodes:
- the LOC131660334 gene encoding ribosome biogenesis regulatory protein homolog isoform X2 yields MMESEQIFEVDLGNLMAFDSHQPFPSQQFRVELVNECLQKGTELVQAIADSLFTLPSTQDIDGPLVKLPPPTSRLPRENHFPRPMPPTKWEAFAQKKGIKNRKKDKVVFDEQSGTWKRRHGYDRANDEEAIPIIEAKPTDDPDEDPFAKRRENKKGRVDKQEKNRLQNLKNAAKFGALPSHVQLAATSLPITGTQEAPKKATKDELGNVAGIAATATASGGKFDKKLAGEKPAQHKGKYRKFLPVAEGTGIGSLEREQTEKILNKIMSKNNHDILNVNKAVTVHNVKKEKNRKSDKSKASSSNKLKPQKKSFKKGNAKKGNPKAQ; encoded by the exons ATGATGGAAAGCGAGCAAATCTTCGAGGTCGACCTCGGTAACCTAATGGCCTTTGATTCTCATCAACCATTTCCTTCTCAACAATTCAG gGTTGAACTGGTGAACGAGTGTTTACAGAAAGGTACTGAGTTAGTTCAAGCCATTGCTGATTCTCTCTTTACTTTGCCCTCAACTCAAGATATTGATGGACCCCTCGTTAAATTGCCTCCACCAACTTCCAGATTACCCAGAGAAAATCAT TTCCCCAGGCCTATGCCTCCTACTAAATGGGAAGCTTTTGCTCAAAAGAAAG GCATTAAGAATCGGAAGAAGGACAAAGTTGTATTTGATGAGCAGTCTGGAACTTGGAAACGCAGACATGGCTATGACCGTGCCAATGATGAAGAAGCTATACCTATTATTGAAGCTAAACCTACTGATG ATCCAGATGAGGATCCTTTTGCCAAAAGAAGAGAAAACAAAAAGGGAAGAGTTGATAAACAAGAGAAAAATCGGCTACAAAACTTGAAGAATGCTGCAAAGTTTGGGGCTTTACCCAG CCATGTTCAGTTGGCTGCTACATCTTTGCCCATAACAGGAACCCAGGAAGCACCAAAGAAAGCTACCAAGGATGAATTGGGCAATGTAGCAGGAATTGCAGCAACTGCCACAGCTAGCGGTGGGAAATTTGACAAGAAATTGGCAGGAGAAAAGCCTGCACAACATAAAGGAAAATACCGAAAG TTCTTGCCGGTGGCAGAAGGAACAGGGATCGGATCACTTGAAAGGGAACAAACTGAAAAAATATTGAACAAGATCATGTCCAAGAATAACCACGATATACTCAACGTTAACAAG GCTGTCACAGTGCACAATGTGAAGAAAGAGAAAAACAGGAAGAGTGATAAATCCAAGGCTTCATCAAGCAACAAATTGAAACCTCAGAAGAAGTCTTTTAAAAAGGGAAATGCAAAGAAAGGCAACCCAAAAGCACAGTAA
- the LOC131660334 gene encoding ribosome biogenesis regulatory protein homolog isoform X1, translated as MMESEQIFEVDLGNLMAFDSHQPFPSQQFRFVPPSSSSSCSSYFDFRFSCDVFNSFFRVELVNECLQKGTELVQAIADSLFTLPSTQDIDGPLVKLPPPTSRLPRENHFPRPMPPTKWEAFAQKKGIKNRKKDKVVFDEQSGTWKRRHGYDRANDEEAIPIIEAKPTDDPDEDPFAKRRENKKGRVDKQEKNRLQNLKNAAKFGALPSHVQLAATSLPITGTQEAPKKATKDELGNVAGIAATATASGGKFDKKLAGEKPAQHKGKYRKFLPVAEGTGIGSLEREQTEKILNKIMSKNNHDILNVNKAVTVHNVKKEKNRKSDKSKASSSNKLKPQKKSFKKGNAKKGNPKAQ; from the exons ATGATGGAAAGCGAGCAAATCTTCGAGGTCGACCTCGGTAACCTAATGGCCTTTGATTCTCATCAACCATTTCCTTCTCAACAATTCAGGTTCGtccctccttcttcttcttcttcttgtagcTCTTATTTTGATTTTAGATTTTCATGTGatgtttttaattcattttttaggGTTGAACTGGTGAACGAGTGTTTACAGAAAGGTACTGAGTTAGTTCAAGCCATTGCTGATTCTCTCTTTACTTTGCCCTCAACTCAAGATATTGATGGACCCCTCGTTAAATTGCCTCCACCAACTTCCAGATTACCCAGAGAAAATCAT TTCCCCAGGCCTATGCCTCCTACTAAATGGGAAGCTTTTGCTCAAAAGAAAG GCATTAAGAATCGGAAGAAGGACAAAGTTGTATTTGATGAGCAGTCTGGAACTTGGAAACGCAGACATGGCTATGACCGTGCCAATGATGAAGAAGCTATACCTATTATTGAAGCTAAACCTACTGATG ATCCAGATGAGGATCCTTTTGCCAAAAGAAGAGAAAACAAAAAGGGAAGAGTTGATAAACAAGAGAAAAATCGGCTACAAAACTTGAAGAATGCTGCAAAGTTTGGGGCTTTACCCAG CCATGTTCAGTTGGCTGCTACATCTTTGCCCATAACAGGAACCCAGGAAGCACCAAAGAAAGCTACCAAGGATGAATTGGGCAATGTAGCAGGAATTGCAGCAACTGCCACAGCTAGCGGTGGGAAATTTGACAAGAAATTGGCAGGAGAAAAGCCTGCACAACATAAAGGAAAATACCGAAAG TTCTTGCCGGTGGCAGAAGGAACAGGGATCGGATCACTTGAAAGGGAACAAACTGAAAAAATATTGAACAAGATCATGTCCAAGAATAACCACGATATACTCAACGTTAACAAG GCTGTCACAGTGCACAATGTGAAGAAAGAGAAAAACAGGAAGAGTGATAAATCCAAGGCTTCATCAAGCAACAAATTGAAACCTCAGAAGAAGTCTTTTAAAAAGGGAAATGCAAAGAAAGGCAACCCAAAAGCACAGTAA
- the LOC131657569 gene encoding uncharacterized protein LOC131657569, translated as MKQTSSSIAGPCSYESNTKNDGFAANLRWRPVCGCGEIALLRRASTSTNFGKQFWGCRNYKGSTQTGCGYFQWFFDDVMDEKDQYMKMQNSRMEKIQIELDAAKMELVTLKATNDRLKQKTRELKKMMNSEKNWKRLFCVILVLVIWKSLY; from the exons ATGAAGCAGACATCATCATCAATCGCAGGGCCATGTTCATACGAATCTAACACGAAGAATGATGGTTTTGCTGCAAACTTGAGATGGAGACCCGTATGTGGGTGTGGAGAGATAGCTTTGCTTCGTAGGGCTTCAACAAGCACGAATTTCGGGAAGCAATTCTGGGGCTGTCGTAATTACAAG GGTTCAACCCAAACAGGGTGTGGCTATTTTCAATGGTTCTTTGATGATGTGATGGATGAGAAAGACCAGTATATGAAGATGCAGAATAGTAGGATGGAGAAGATTCAAATTGAACTTGATGCAGCAAAAATGGAGTTGGTAACTCTTAAGGCAACAAATGACAGACTAAAACAAAAGACAAGagagttgaagaagatgatgaattctgAGAAAAATTGGAAAAGGCTTTTCTGTGTTATTTTAGTGTTGGTCATTTGGAAAAGTCTGTATTAG
- the LOC131660335 gene encoding glycosyltransferase family 92 protein At1g27200 has translation MKPYSSPLDNSPYPSSYYYNSNSIFNTVFSINNSTTTTTTFINSSFETMRRRPRTTLLIFLLAILAFAAYSLLLSRDAVSHWQPDFDFDDLPRKLNAKNHVSVTTDANAKKNHIVNEFQHQHQSRRVSSINFKQSFSTVSVLLPDWEILLLVSPNTPLSSSGEFNCLFQNNIMSPARFSGVLPFTNRTTFKCDMPEPARRRKRLAQPMLVTGRSENENHDQYPAPELLRWNFLVYESFSTEDDVVLFAKGVTHRQGYDLPPKEFNCVFQIGNGIRTAVTSSVQEVFRCHHPDPSILRSNSRIGVSLEIIQKNLVVPSVAYYSPRPKPRPNLKPKQNDSPFALQMVRSKAHLQAHIEAQPKYFLCACTMVYNVAKFLREWVVYHSKIGVENFLLYDNGSDDDFHGIIKELREEGYNISTLLWIWPKTQEAGFSHSILYSKSKGLCTWTVYVDVDEFMYSPSWGNNDGNNGNGSQIEGENENELEVLPSLKSMLPREDGKYYNRGGKIGQVSMMCLEYGPSGQRQHPVQGVTQGYTCRRKVEQRHKSIVLVEAVDKSLWNVIHHFQVNQGEGFRSKQLGPEEGLVNHYKYQAWDEFKNKFRRRVSAYVVDWRQNVNLNSQDRTPGLGFEAVEPKDWTQRFCEVKDERLKMLTREWFGSFTPNGYRMAWQTR, from the coding sequence ATGAAGCCTTATTCCTCACCATTAGATAATTCTCCATACCCATCCTCCTATTATTACAACTCCAATTCTATTTTCAACACTGTTTTCTCCATTAACAAttctaccacaacaacaacaacattcataaaTAGCTCTTTCGAAACCATGAGACGAAGGCCACGAACAACGCTCTTAATCTTCTTACTGGCCATCCTTGCATTCGCGGCTTATTCTCTCCTTCTCTCTCGTGATGCCGTTTCTCATTGGCAGCCCGATTTCGACTTCGACGATCTTCCGAGAAAGCTCAACGCAAAAAATCATGTCTCCGTTACTACCGATGCAAATGCAAAGAAAAATCATATCGTTAACGAGTTTCAGCATCAGCACCAATCACGCCGCGTTTCGTCCATCAACTTCAAACAATCTTTCTCAACGGTTTCCGTTTTGTTACCTGATTGGGAGATTCTCCTTCTCGTTTCGCCGAACACGCCGTTATCTTCCTCCGGTGAATTTAACTGTTTATTCCAGAATAATATCATGTCTCCGGCAAGATTCTCCGGTGTTTTACCGTTCACGAACCGTACAACGTTCAAGTGCGACATGCCGGAGCCAGCTCGGCGGAGGAAAAGATTGGCGCAGCCGATGTTGGTGACTGGAAGATCGGAGAATGAAAATCACGATCAATATCCAGCGCCGGAGCTTCTCAGATGGAATTTTCTCGTGTACGAGTCGTTTTCTACCGAAGACGACGTCGTTTTGTTTGCAAAAGGTGTGACTCATCGTCAAGGCTACGATCTGCCTCCAAAGGAATTCAACTGTGTTTTCCAAATCGGAAACGGAATTCGCACCGCCGTAACAAGCTCCGTTCAAGAGGTTTTCCGATGCCATCATCCAGATCCATCAATTTTGCGTTCAAATTCGAGAATCGGAGTTTCCCTAGAGATTATTCAAAAAAACCTCGTGGTCCCATCCGTAGCGTATTACTCACCCAGGCCCAAACCAAGGCCCAATTTAAAGCCCAAACAAAATGACTCCCCTTTCGCTTTACAAATGGTTAGATCCAAGGCCCATTTACAGGCCCATATAGAAGCCCAGCCCAAATATTTCCTATGCGCATGCACTATGGTTTACAACGTAGCGAAATTCTTGAGAGAATGGGTTGTGTATCATTCAAAAATAGGAGTTGAAAATTTCTTATTGTATGATAATGGAAGCGATGATGATTTCCATGGAATAATCAAAGAGCTTCGTGAAGAGGGTTACAACATAAGCACTTTGCTTTGGATTTGGCCTAAGACTCAAGAAGCTGGATTTTCACATAGCATTCTTTACTCAAAATCAAAAGGGTTATGCACTTGGACTGTGTATGTAGATGTTGATGAATTCATGTATTCACCTTCTTGGGGTAATAATGATGGTAATAATGGAAATGGGTCCCAAATAGAAggtgaaaatgaaaatgaattaGAGGTTTTACCGTCGTTGAAATCAATGTTACCGCGGGAAGACGGTAAGTATTATAATAGGGGTGGTAAAATTGGACAGGTGTCAATGATGTGTTTAGAATATGGGCCATCAGGTCAACGACAACATCCGGTACAAGGTGTAACACAAGGTTACACGTGTCGGAGAAAAGTGGAACAGAGACACAAATCGATTGTGTTGGTGGAAGCGGTAGACAAGAGTTTATGGAATGTGATACATCATTTTCAGGTGAATCAGGGAGAGGGTTTTAGGTCGAAACAACTTGGTCCGGAAGAAGGTTTGGTGAATCATTATAAGTACCAAGCGTGGGATGAGTTTAAGAACAAGTTTAGGAGGAGGGTTTCTGCGTATGTGGTGGATTGGAGACAGAATGTGAATCTGAATTCGCAGGATAGGACACCTGGGTTGGGGTTTGAGGCTGTTGAACCTAAGGATTGGACACAGAGGTTTTGTGAAGTTAAGGATGAGAGGTTGAAAATGTTGACACGTGAATGGTTTGGATCGTTCACGCCTAATGGTTATAGAATGGCTTGGCAAACTAGATGa
- the LOC131660336 gene encoding uncharacterized protein LOC131660336 gives MGEVSETTTTTMTTTTTKRKKKGRPSLLDLQKRSLKKQQKHHQNPNFPNSNSNDEDERILKKQKLLQAFNSNLQNLNPPALFPNSNSDPLSHPIGSDHQYDGKVRKATDSKHGSQVVSGPTTPLPDKKLLLFILDRLQKKDTHGVFSDPVDPEELPDYHDIVKHPMDFGTIRKKLDEGLYVCLEQFENDVFLVCSNAMQYNSSDTIYYRQARAMQEIAKKDFENLRQDSDDEGEDDDDSEPPPPPKIVQRGRPPGKHTKKSLGMSPSELVIPESSSDATLASVGDIASGSNGYNLRKVVSKFQPTDASARAYHNNSGGYTNLTSEWENEFPPSVLKAVLRYGKKQFTVDETRRDTYRNPVPVGNEPPVLTAFEDNFKQLLSVGLHVKHSYARSLANFAADLGPVAWKVAARKISSVLPPGHEFGPGWVSDDDVSQRQHSAVRDERNSDTPVQSRFSSPSRMFSLANASPLQSGDMAMNRDFSYQNEMNPSSSVSGGNESMIHGMIQQEPMPQSDDFGSNGRLGSNFSPQMKMVRLADITGSSNAGNAPQMLDMDAIHHLSGQTAPTNVNPTALKAQFFNKSSQSDSSNLSGLESGFESQRSSQGLAGNSSWQGSEAPTKQQSSFSHASDLNRMIEATNSLSSNVETGSQLQPNLALQL, from the exons ATGGGCGAGGTAtctgaaacaacaacaacaaccatgaCGACGACAACCACcaagaggaagaagaagggtCGTCCTTCTCTTTTGGATCTTCAAAAACGATCTCTCAAAAAGCAACAAAAACATCACCAAAACCCCAATTTTCCCAATTCCAATTCCAACGATGAAGATGAACGCATACTCAAGAAACAAAAGCTCTTACAAGCTTTCAATTCCAATCTCCAAAACCTTAACCCTCCCGCATTATTCCCTAATTCCAATTCCGATCCCCTATCTCACCCTATCGGATCAGATCATCAATAC GATGGAAAGGTTCGGAAAGCGACTGACAGTAAACATG GTTCGCAGGTTGTGTCCGGTCCCACTACACCTTTGCCAGACAAAAAGCTCTTGCTGTTTATCCTTGACAGACTTCAAAA GAAGGACACACATGGGGTCTTCTCTGACCCGGTGGATCCAGAAGAG CTTCCTGATTATCATGATATCGTTAAGCACCCTATGGATTTTGGAACTATAAGAAAGAAATTGGATGAGGGATTGTATGTCTGCCTTGAACAGTTTGAG AATGACGTGTTCTTGGTATGCTCTAATGCAATGCAATACAATTCATCAGATACTATTTACTATCGGCAG GCCCGGGCCATGCAAGAGATAGCAAAGAAGGATTTTGAGAATCTAAGACAAGATAGTGACGACGAGGGTGAAGACGATGATGATAGTGAACCACCACCACCACCCAAAATTGTGCAGAGGGGAAGGCCGCCGGGAAAGCACACGAAAAAGTCATTGGGCATGTCTCCATCTGAGCTTGTTATTCCTGAATCTTCCTCTGATGCAACTCTTGCTTCTGTTGGGGATATTGCTAGTGGTTCCAATGGTTATAATCTCAGAAAAGTAGTAAGCAAATTTCAGCCTACAGATGCATCAGCCAGGGCTTACCACAACAACAGTGGAGGTTACACAAATTTGACATCCGAATGGGAGAATGAATTTCCAC CTTCTGTTTTAAAAGCCGTGTTACGGTACGGAAAGAAGCAGTTCACGGTTGATGAGACCAGGCGTGACACTTACAGAAATCCAGTTCCCGTAGGAAATGAACCACCAGTATTGACCGCATTCGAAGATAATTTCAAGCAGCTTCTTTCA GTTGGTTTACATGTGAAGCACAGCTATGCAAGAAGCCTAGCCAATTTTGCTGCAGACCTTGGTCCAGTTGCTTGGAAAGTTGCTGCTAGGAAAATCAGTAGTGTTTTGCCCCCAGGACATGAATTTGGTCCGGGATGGGTATCCGACGATGATGTGTCACAGAGGCAACACTCTGCAGTTCGTGATGAGAGAAATTCGGATACTCCTGTACAAAGTAGATTTTCTTCTCCATCAAGAATGTTCTCTCTTGCAAATGCATCACCATTGCAAAGTGGAGATATGGCAATGAACAGAGATTTCAGTTACCAAAACGAAATGAATCCAAGCAGCAGTGTTAGTGGCGGGAATGAATCCATGATTCATGGGATGATTCAGCAGGAGCCCATGCCACAGTCTGATGATTTTGGTTCAAATGGTCGATTAGGTTCTAATTTTTCACCTCAAATGAAGATGGTAAGACTTGCTGACATAACTGGCTCTTCAAATGCCGGTAATGCTCCTCAAATGTTAGACATGGATGCCATACACCACCTGTCCGGTCAAACTGCACCTACAAATGTTAATCCGACAGCTCTCAAGGCCCAATTCTTCAACAAGTCAAGTCAATCGGATTCCAGCAATTTATCAGGTCTGGAATCTGGCTTCGAGTCACAAAGATCATCTCAGGGGCTTGCTGGAAATTCGTCTTGGCAAGGATCAGAAGCTCCTACTAAGCAACAGAGTTCTTTTTCACATGCTAGTGACTTGAACAGGATGATTGAGGCAACAAATTCACTGAGCTCCAATGTCGAAACTGGTTCTCAGCTGCAACCAAATCTTGCATTGCAGCTCTGA